In the genome of Luteitalea pratensis, the window TTGTTCGAGTCGGCTTACGACGAGCACGCCCACCGGCTGTCGCGCCTCTTTGCGACCGCCGGGCCCTCTTGACGGTTCGGCGTCAGCGCTTCTTCGCGCCTCGTGCCTGCGGTGGTGGGGTGGTCCTGGTCGCGGCCACGCGGCCACGCGCCTTGTTCACCATCGCACCGCTCTCGGCGACGAGTTCATAGGCCTCGCGCATCCAGTCCGTGATCGGGGCTTCGACCTCGTCCCGGTGCGTCACGCGCAGCAGGTTCGCGACCCGGGTGCTCGACGCTCGATCGGCGCGGCGAATCCTTGGCCCGGTCAACGCCCGATCGAGGAAGATGCAGACCTCCAGCCACGCGCGTTTCGGGCGCACGAAGAAGTAGCAGGCACGCCGCGCGAACATGATCGAGTGGTGCGACGCGTAGATCCGCTGCTCGCCCAGCTCCGTCGCGGCCTCGCGCAGCCGGTCATACGCGTCCTGCAGGTCCTCGTGCAGGTCCCGCGTCAGCGCCGTTTCGGTGGCCGACCAGCAGTCGTGCGTCTCGCCTGCGGCGATCCACTGCTTGCAGTGATGGCACTCGTGTCCGCGCTCCATGGTCGACCTCAGGCGCCCGCCCCTCCGGCGCGCCGCTTCGCGTGCAACTCACGGCCGATGCCGACGACGATCCCGGGCAGCGCGTCGACGTCGGCCTCACCGGTGTTGATGTTGACGATGCAGGCGCGCAGCAGGTAGCGGCCGCGAACGACTGCGTTGGAGACGAATGCTTCGCCGGACCGCTGCACACAATCGAGCAGGTCCTCGTTCAGCGCGTCGAGATACGCGTCGGTGTCCGCGGTGCCGATGGTGTCGCGCACGTCCGGCGGCACGTACCGGAACGTGGCGATGCTGAGACCGAGCGTGCCGGCGTCGAGCTCTGGATGCGCCTCGGCCGTCGCGTACAGGCGGGCGGCGAGGGCGCAATCGTCGCCGATCATGCGGCGGTAACCGTCGGCCCCGGCGTGCTGCAACGCGAGCCAGACCTTCAGGGCGCGGAAGCCGCGGGAGTTCTGCGGCCCGAGGTCCACGTAGTTGATCCCGTCACCGTCGGAGAAGTGGTAGTACGCCGGGTGATACGAGAACGCCGCCCGGAGCACGTCGGGATCGCGCGCGAGCAGGCATCCGGCCTCGAGCGGCGCGTACAGCCACTTGTGCGGATCGATGGCGACCGAGTCGGCCAGATGGAGCGCCTGCAGGTCACGCGGTGCGTCTGGCAGAGCGGCCGCGAGTGCGCCGTAGGCGCCGTCGACGTGGAACCACGTGCCCATCTCGCGGCAGATGTCGGCGATCGCGAACAGCGGATCGACCGCACCCGTGCTCACCGATCCGGCCGTGCCAATCACGATCATCGGCACATCGCCGGCAGCGACGTCAGCGGCCATCGTCTCGCGCAGCATCGCCGTGTCGAGTCGCAGGGTGTCGTCGGTGGCGATCCAGCGGATGGCGTCGGTGCCGAGGCCAGACAGGTCAGCTGCCTTCTGCACCCACGTGT includes:
- a CDS encoding DUF5655 domain-containing protein, yielding MERGHECHHCKQWIAAGETHDCWSATETALTRDLHEDLQDAYDRLREAATELGEQRIYASHHSIMFARRACYFFVRPKRAWLEVCIFLDRALTGPRIRRADRASSTRVANLLRVTHRDEVEAPITDWMREAYELVAESGAMVNKARGRVAATRTTPPPQARGAKKR
- a CDS encoding pyridoxal phosphate-dependent decarboxylase family protein, with the translated sequence MTQVPLSSEGSAASPRHAALTMAPAEFRAIGHTLIDMVAQWLEALPSQPVTRAETPTQVRDALDASRSLPAAGVAAGPLLEKAARLLFDHSLVNGHPRFFGYITSSPAPIGMLGDLLAAAINANAGAWRLAPMASEVEGQAVRWIAELLGYRPGCGGLFVSGGNMANIVGFYAARAAAGEAWRIRSAGVAAADARRLRVYASAETHTWVQKAADLSGLGTDAIRWIATDDTLRLDTAMLRETMAADVAAGDVPMIVIGTAGSVSTGAVDPLFAIADICREMGTWFHVDGAYGALAAALPDAPRDLQALHLADSVAIDPHKWLYAPLEAGCLLARDPDVLRAAFSYHPAYYHFSDGDGINYVDLGPQNSRGFRALKVWLALQHAGADGYRRMIGDDCALAARLYATAEAHPELDAGTLGLSIATFRYVPPDVRDTIGTADTDAYLDALNEDLLDCVQRSGEAFVSNAVVRGRYLLRACIVNINTGEADVDALPGIVVGIGRELHAKRRAGGAGA